The Clostridium septicum genome contains a region encoding:
- the rimP gene encoding ribosome maturation factor RimP: MKVDALIQTIDQLVRPIADELNYEIYHIEYVKENGEYYLRIYIDKDGGIALSDCEALSRRVSDVLDEKDPIATAYFLEVSSPGLNRGLFTDAHFEKQIGKEVLIRFTKSLDGRKNVKGVLKEVKEDVIIVEDKDLVTIPKDKIKSANLDGEI; the protein is encoded by the coding sequence ATGAAAGTTGATGCCTTAATACAAACTATCGATCAATTAGTAAGACCTATAGCCGATGAATTAAATTATGAAATTTATCATATTGAGTATGTTAAGGAAAATGGAGAATATTATTTAAGAATATATATAGATAAAGATGGCGGCATTGCTTTGTCAGATTGTGAAGCTTTATCAAGAAGAGTAAGCGATGTGTTAGATGAAAAGGATCCTATTGCAACAGCATATTTCCTTGAAGTATCATCACCAGGTCTTAATAGAGGATTATTTACAGATGCTCATTTTGAAAAGCAAATAGGTAAAGAAGTTTTAATTAGATTTACAAAGTCATTAGATGGAAGAAAAAATGTAAAAGGTGTACTAAAAGAAGTAAAAGAAGATGTAATTATTGTAGAAGATAAAGATTTAGTAACAATACCAAAAGATAAAATAAAATCAGCAAATTTAGATGGGGAAATTTAA